The genomic region AACATTACTCTGTTTAACCATTGCGTACTGCAATGTAGTGTCTATTTTTTTATGTCCTAATAATTGTTGTAATTGCTCTATAGGCATTCCTTTATCGATTGCCATAGTAGCAAGTGTCCTTCTAAATTTATGAGGATATACTCTTGTTATCCCTAATTTCTTACCTATATTTCTTAATCTTGACTCCACACCACCTATTGTAAGTCTTTTATTAGGTTTCCTTAATGATACAAATAAGGCTTTATTATTATCATTTCTTTCATTTAAATATTCAATTAAATGTAATTTTGTCCTTGCATCAAAATAAACTAATCTTTCTTTATTTCCTTTACCAAACACAATACATTCTCGCTCATTAAAATCAATATCATCTCTATTTAAAAGAACTAGTTCACCTATTCTCATACCTGTTGAAGCAAGCACATTTATCAAAGCTTGATCTCTTTTTTCTTCGCAACTATAACGCATCCTTTCAAGATCTTCATCTGAGTAAGTTTCTTTCATAGTATAAATTTGTTTAACTTTATGAATTCTTCTTAC from Oceanivirga salmonicida harbors:
- the xerA gene encoding site-specific tyrosine recombinase/integron integrase, translated to ANDNDSFIDYFILAKKLEGCSEKTLNYYKNTINSLIIKVKKDVRHIKTEDLRIYLSEYQQLKNSSKTTMDNIRRILSSFFSWLEDEDYIMKSPVRRIHKVKQIYTMKETYSDEDLERMRYSCEEKRDQALINVLASTGMRIGELVLLNRDDIDFNERECIVFGKGNKERLVYFDARTKLHLIEYLNERNDNNKALFVSLRKPNKRLTIGGVESRLRNIGKKLGITRVYPHKFRRTLATMAIDKGMPIEQLQQLLGHKKIDTTLQYAMVKQSNVKIAHKKFI